A section of the Methanobrevibacter oralis genome encodes:
- a CDS encoding AbrB/MazE/SpoVT family DNA-binding domain-containing protein yields the protein MKYETKIQKVAGSLTTTIPSTARDFFNLKKGDTLIWEIDFKNDTMTVCKKE from the coding sequence ATGAAATATGAAACAAAAATCCAAAAGGTTGCTGGGTCTTTAACAACCACAATTCCATCAACTGCACGTGACTTTTTCAATTTAAAAAAAGGAGACACATTAATTTGGGAAATTGATTTTAAAAATGATACTATGACAGTGTGTAAAAAAGAATAA
- a CDS encoding KTSC domain-containing protein, producing MIMTPVSSSNLESVGYDPSTETLRIKFLKSGLYEYYNVPQDVYDGLMAASSKGKYFHNNIKDKYPYTKLE from the coding sequence ATGATTATGACACCAGTAAGTTCAAGTAATTTAGAATCTGTAGGCTATGATCCTTCAACAGAAACATTGAGAATTAAATTCTTAAAAAGTGGCCTTTATGAATATTACAATGTTCCTCAAGATGTTTATGATGGATTAATGGCTGCTAGTTCAAAAGGCAAATATTTCCATAATAACATTAAGGACAAATATCCATATACTAAATTAGAATGA
- a CDS encoding AAA family ATPase has translation MLSFKMDKPGERKLKTLIYGLDGAGKSTAAELYCKKRDLHPVCVDMDDTNYTDVPRVDVDWKQDRDVVNGMKEIIRDIQRDEHFDTLIIDGCGTLSNLLIPPIKESQRAYLLRTQNFKKIWKCMLNSDINIIFIGQKDLIVTEENDSSKFAEMINNMVDWKFRCYRNGSAFKVECTKWRREKEELY, from the coding sequence ATGTTGAGTTTTAAAATGGATAAACCTGGTGAACGTAAATTAAAAACATTAATTTATGGTCTTGATGGTGCGGGTAAATCTACGGCGGCGGAATTATATTGTAAGAAAAGGGATTTGCATCCTGTATGTGTTGATATGGATGATACGAATTATACGGATGTTCCTAGAGTGGATGTTGATTGGAAACAGGATAGGGATGTAGTTAATGGAATGAAGGAAATCATCAGGGATATTCAAAGAGATGAACATTTTGATACTTTAATTATTGATGGTTGTGGAACATTATCTAATCTTTTAATTCCACCAATAAAAGAATCTCAAAGGGCTTATTTGTTACGTACTCAAAACTTTAAAAAAATTTGGAAATGTATGTTAAATAGTGATATTAATATTATTTTTATAGGTCAAAAGGATTTAATTGTTACTGAGGAAAATGATTCATCTAAATTTGCAGAAATGATTAATAATATGGTGGATTGGAAATTTAGGTGTTATCGTAATGGGTCTGCTTTTAAAGTGGAATGTACTAAATGGAGACGGGAAAAGGAGGAGTTATATTGA
- a CDS encoding HNH endonuclease signature motif containing protein encodes MNPPLLITTFGRAKVDTSGYYRITSRREGNHLKLLHRLIFEKFHGGIPEGYIVHHKDGDKFNNCILNLELLSLREHIIHHDKGNDAKHRKICLARNNTGYRRVSIKKCDSCKQGFIYYYRYYDDEGNHKSIVSVNFDILKEKVLSKGLLWEKFEDSICEEV; translated from the coding sequence TTGAATCCTCCTTTATTAATTACTACTTTTGGTAGGGCGAAAGTTGATACTAGTGGTTATTATCGTATTACTTCTCGTAGAGAAGGTAATCATCTTAAGTTATTACATCGTTTAATTTTTGAGAAATTTCATGGGGGTATACCTGAAGGTTATATTGTTCATCATAAAGATGGTGATAAATTCAATAATTGTATTTTGAATTTAGAATTGCTTAGTTTAAGGGAACATATAATTCATCATGATAAAGGAAATGATGCTAAACATAGGAAAATTTGTCTTGCAAGAAACAATACGGGGTATCGAAGGGTATCTATTAAAAAGTGTGATTCTTGTAAACAAGGATTCATTTATTATTATCGTTATTATGATGATGAGGGTAATCATAAATCAATTGTTTCTGTTAATTTTGATATATTAAAAGAAAAGGTGCTTTCTAAAGGTTTATTATGGGAAAAATTTGAAGATTCAATTTGTGAGGAGGTTTAA
- a CDS encoding STIV orfB116 family protein, producing MVKYLLNGFSFSMPRPESGLLVWHSLTEEEFLEQTRYNNVISCIGHKDLARLLNVEYNRESITLNVGDVAYIVYLKGGRLPEGAKTLPDGVELGFNCVKILEEI from the coding sequence ATGGTTAAGTATTTGTTAAATGGTTTTAGTTTTAGCATGCCAAGACCTGAATCAGGTTTGTTGGTGTGGCATAGTTTAACTGAGGAGGAATTCCTGGAGCAGACTAGGTATAATAATGTGATTTCTTGTATTGGTCATAAAGACCTAGCACGATTATTAAATGTAGAGTATAATCGTGAATCAATCACTTTAAATGTAGGGGATGTTGCATATATTGTGTACTTGAAGGGTGGTCGTTTACCTGAGGGTGCTAAAACATTACCTGATGGAGTGGAGTTGGGTTTTAATTGTGTTAAAATTTTAGAGGAGATTTAG
- a CDS encoding SWIM zinc finger family protein → MSLTSKTVIKDTQGYIFSVSSESEENTEYTVAYNHDDGWFCNCPHHLFRKAYCKHMKAAAVSENIVDENVFTGGLIG, encoded by the coding sequence ATGTCTCTTACATCTAAAACAGTCATCAAGGATACGCAAGGGTATATTTTTAGTGTTTCTTCTGAAAGTGAAGAAAACACTGAATATACTGTAGCATATAATCATGATGATGGGTGGTTTTGTAACTGCCCACATCACCTTTTCAGAAAAGCTTACTGTAAACATATGAAAGCAGCTGCAGTTAGTGAAAATATTGTTGATGAAAATGTTTTTACAGGTGGTTTAATTGGTTAA
- a CDS encoding HNH endonuclease, which produces MVNHTDFDNKFVFQSIQKMDKGSFRRYVIPEYLHSNKGNSILLNQAYDIFKNKGSFDGYSVYEIVFEFSPLPFKTFGDIVVRFDKDFLKCESYITNLIKIIDVMGLFLNLAVIWTYTNKQQGRKYLNGWRNEVLKDNVCACCGGDKHLQAHHIFGYSKYEMLRDDPSNGIVLCKWCHKKYHSYYPGDANLKDLIDFIKRFGGNHE; this is translated from the coding sequence TTGGTTAATCATACAGATTTTGATAATAAATTTGTTTTTCAAAGCATACAAAAGATGGATAAAGGTTCTTTTAGAAGGTATGTTATTCCAGAATATCTACATTCTAACAAAGGGAATTCTATTCTTCTTAATCAAGCTTATGATATTTTTAAGAATAAAGGTTCTTTTGATGGATACAGTGTTTATGAGATTGTGTTTGAATTTTCACCATTGCCTTTTAAAACATTTGGTGATATTGTTGTGCGTTTTGATAAAGATTTTCTAAAATGTGAAAGTTACATTACTAATTTAATTAAGATTATTGATGTTATGGGGCTTTTTTTAAATTTAGCTGTTATTTGGACTTACACTAATAAGCAACAAGGTAGAAAATATTTGAATGGTTGGAGAAATGAAGTTTTGAAAGATAATGTTTGTGCTTGTTGTGGTGGGGATAAACATTTACAAGCTCATCATATTTTTGGGTATTCTAAATATGAAATGTTAAGGGATGATCCAAGTAATGGAATTGTATTATGTAAATGGTGTCATAAAAAGTATCATTCTTATTATCCTGGTGATGCAAATCTTAAAGATTTAATTGATTTCATTAAAAGGTTTGGTGGTAATCATGAGTGA